Proteins encoded together in one Salmo salar chromosome ssa08, Ssal_v3.1, whole genome shotgun sequence window:
- the LOC106610137 gene encoding uncharacterized protein isoform X1 gives MQWLQVLEDRLWSSRRGLKERRTHDTAETSRLEQRLECPPVAMEDLASQPRTQHSITAVRGMPNTVLKSETDTKSLTVTQRLLHTASDPERLGLRTLGCPCSEYLPVCHQRMVHSLGDGETLHTGVDDLSCSYNTEMEPVNMPLGLETQTNPMRGDWNRYSSSVYSEGCLDKKVEGLIVDKVTVKVKGDVPPTWNADSHLGDRHLDYGESLETNPNVATHPPLHMFMDHDPVCTSMGPSNSHGRVLFDQVLNSNDTTRAQAQEGGATSGNSKEKRFLCMFCNKGFSCLQLYPVSHAPRPGW, from the coding sequence ATGCAGTGGCTGCAGGTCCTGGAGGATCGTCTCTGGTCAAGCAGAAgaggactgaaggagaggaggacccacgacacagcagagacatccagactggaGCAGCGTCTGGAGTGCCCCCCTGTAGCCATGGAGGACCTCGCCTCGCAGCCCAGAACTCAACACAGCATCACGGCGGTCAGAGGAATGCCGAACACCGTCCTTaagtcagagacagacaccaaAAGTTTAACTGTAACACAAAGGCTCTTACACACAGcatcagacccagagagactgggGCTGAGGACACTGGGCTGTCCTTGCTCAGAGTATTTACCGGTATGTCACCAGAGGATGGTTCATTCCCTTGGAGATGGTGAAACGTTACACACTGGTGTTGATGATCTGTCTTGTTCTTACAATACAGAGATGGAACCTGTCAACATGCCCTTGggtttagagacacagactaATCCAATGAGAGGGGACTGGAAccggtacagtagtagtgtatactctgaagggtgCCTAGATAAGAAAGTGGAGGGTCTCATCGTAGATAAAGTTACTGTGAAAGTGAAGGGCGACGTTCCTCCCACATGGAATGCAGATAGTCACCTAGGAGACAGACACTTAGATTACGGGGAAAGCTTAGAGACAAATCCAAATGTCGCGACCCACCCCCCTTTACACATGTTCATGGATCATGACCCAGTGTGCACGTCCATGGGGCCTTCCAATTCACACGGCCGTGTCCTTTTCGATCAGGTATTAAACTCAAATGACACAACTAGAGCCCAGGCTCAGGAAGGGGGAGCAACATCAGGCAATAGTAAAGAGaaacggttcctctgcatgttctgtaacaaaggcttcagctgccttcagctgtacccagtgtcacatgcgcCTCGACCAGGCTGGTGA
- the LOC106610137 gene encoding uncharacterized protein isoform X2, with amino-acid sequence MLKVCLLSVCTYLREYVCVISITSLFQAEEGPEVLLVKGGGGSGGSPEGTMVMEDNQTTPPPEPTEEPAEQHRATQSHWGEGHLTGGHSISVKPAGHNTWRDDQPITVDEGMWNLNTALYHDRVCKCSGCRSWRIVSGQAEED; translated from the exons ATGTTGAAAGtgtgtttattatctgtgtgtaCGTACCTGAGGGAGTATGTCTGTGTAATTTCTATCACCTCTCTCTTCCAAGCGGAGGAGGGTCCAGAGGTGCTGCtggtgaagggggggggggggtcggggGGTTCCCCTGAGggaaccatggtcatggaggacaaccagactacaccacctcctgaacccacagaggaaccagctgagcagcacaggGCCACACAGTCTCACTGGG gtgaaggacatctcactggaggccacagCATCTCTGTGAAGCCAgcgggacacaatacatggagagatgaccaaccaatcactgttgatgaggggatGTGGAACCTCAACACAGCACTTTACCATGATAGAG TCTGCAAATGCAGTGGCTGCAGGTCCTGGAGGATCGTCTCTGGTCAAGCAGAAgaggactga